A section of the Paenibacillus odorifer genome encodes:
- a CDS encoding manganese catalase family protein, with translation MFKRMDEIMIEIPEVEKPDPNAAAAVQELLGGKFGEMSTLNNYLFQSFNFRSKDKLKPFYDLVMSITAEELGHVELVSHAINKCLRGSTSYKEPDSTPLGSAKDARLSYHFLAGAQGAMPFDSTGNPWTGANVFNSGNLVEDLLHNFFLECGARTHKMKVYEMTDHPAARAVVGFLLVRGGVHVVAYAKAIEVATGVNVTKLVPIPSLNNKSFSEAKKYEEKGVHTKLYTWSESDFGAIDQIWKGTHPEDNLPLEVIQGAPKGFPIPVAPAVEEEFAPGISPEDFKEIAKRLKMAGNITD, from the coding sequence ATGTTCAAACGTATGGATGAAATCATGATCGAGATTCCTGAAGTTGAGAAGCCCGATCCCAATGCTGCTGCCGCTGTTCAGGAATTGCTTGGCGGAAAGTTCGGAGAAATGTCGACCCTTAACAATTACCTCTTTCAATCCTTTAATTTCCGTTCAAAAGACAAACTGAAGCCCTTTTATGATTTGGTGATGAGCATAACAGCGGAAGAGCTTGGCCACGTCGAGCTGGTTTCTCATGCCATCAACAAATGTCTTCGAGGGTCAACAAGTTATAAAGAGCCCGATTCCACCCCTCTAGGGTCCGCAAAAGATGCGCGTCTATCCTATCACTTTCTGGCTGGTGCACAAGGGGCTATGCCTTTTGATTCAACGGGGAACCCGTGGACCGGAGCAAACGTATTTAATAGCGGCAACCTAGTGGAAGATCTGCTACATAACTTCTTCCTCGAATGCGGAGCCAGAACACATAAAATGAAGGTCTACGAAATGACAGACCATCCAGCTGCACGCGCTGTAGTCGGATTCCTTTTAGTCCGTGGTGGTGTCCACGTGGTCGCTTATGCCAAAGCAATCGAAGTGGCAACAGGTGTTAATGTAACTAAGCTCGTGCCGATTCCTTCGTTAAATAATAAATCATTCAGTGAAGCAAAAAAATATGAAGAAAAAGGCGTGCACACCAAGCTATACACCTGGAGTGAAAGTGACTTCGGCGCCATCGATCAGATTTGGAAGGGAACCCACCCGGAGGATAATCTTCCGCTTGAAGTCATTCAGGGAGCCCCTAAAGGTTTTCCGATCCCCGTTGCTCCGGCAGTCGAAGAGGAATTCGCTCCAGGAATCTCCCCCGAAGACTTTAAAGAAATTGCCAAACGCCTCAAAATGGCTGGAAATATTACAGACTAA
- a CDS encoding LacI family DNA-binding transcriptional regulator, translating into MAKKVTMQKIADHLGVSKFVVSKSLSGKGGVNETTRERVIQAASQLGYFTQKNAFVQGIKRTPPVGGGDRNKQSVLVLMPNIRSQTQDSLYWGKIVDGIAIALDQEGLGMVIISENRADNFVNILNPNGILGLVGVGQISTSLLLEVHRIGLPMVLIDHEDPLIPSDTVFANNVDSMARLTNHLMGTGHTQMHFIGNIGFSRSFRDRWIGFRSALEESGIRLPLEDDANLFLEGVEEDLFQEDFKSWVNKRKKAKTLPTALVCANDSTALSVSDILKEEGFNIPKDISVTGFDNIEDALRGVPPLTTVHVPKEAMGRAAVEKLLSRIHNPSAPLEKILIAADIVHRDSVDKPRD; encoded by the coding sequence ATGGCTAAAAAGGTCACTATGCAAAAAATCGCTGATCATCTCGGCGTATCCAAATTCGTTGTTTCCAAGTCACTTTCGGGTAAAGGCGGCGTTAATGAGACGACAAGAGAACGAGTGATTCAAGCGGCATCGCAGCTGGGTTATTTTACGCAAAAAAATGCTTTTGTCCAAGGCATAAAACGCACCCCTCCGGTAGGTGGCGGTGATCGGAATAAGCAATCCGTGCTTGTGTTAATGCCGAATATTCGTTCTCAGACGCAGGATTCCTTGTATTGGGGGAAAATTGTGGATGGTATTGCTATTGCGCTGGATCAGGAAGGGCTTGGGATGGTCATTATCTCTGAGAATCGTGCGGATAATTTCGTCAATATTTTGAATCCAAATGGAATCCTTGGCTTAGTAGGTGTGGGACAAATCTCTACTTCCTTACTGCTTGAGGTGCATCGTATTGGTCTGCCGATGGTGTTGATTGACCATGAAGATCCGCTAATTCCAAGTGATACCGTGTTTGCAAATAATGTGGATTCCATGGCTCGACTTACGAATCATTTGATGGGAACAGGCCATACCCAAATGCATTTTATCGGCAATATTGGATTCTCACGCAGTTTCCGCGACCGGTGGATTGGCTTCCGGAGTGCGCTGGAGGAGAGCGGAATAAGACTGCCTTTGGAAGATGATGCGAATCTTTTTCTGGAAGGGGTGGAGGAAGACTTATTTCAGGAGGATTTTAAAAGCTGGGTGAATAAGCGTAAAAAAGCCAAAACACTCCCGACAGCCTTGGTCTGCGCTAACGACTCCACAGCCCTTTCGGTCAGTGACATTCTTAAGGAAGAAGGGTTTAATATTCCGAAGGATATCTCAGTTACAGGCTTTGATAATATTGAGGATGCCTTAAGAGGAGTTCCACCGCTTACAACTGTTCATGTTCCTAAAGAAGCGATGGGCCGAGCCGCAGTGGAGAAACTTCTGAGCCGTATTCATAATCCTTCTGCGCCGCTTGAGAAAATACTTATCGCAGCGGACATTGTTCATCGTGATTCTGTGGATAAGCCGCGAGACTAG
- a CDS encoding AGE family epimerase/isomerase — MINSPELWLTQLEDELQDNILSFWMKQTKDEVNGGFVGEIDNQLNITPNAEKSLVLNARILWSFASAYRIYGKPEYLAMAERAYTYLMEHFIDKEYGGLYWMVDAEGRPSQEKKQIYGQSFAIYALAEFYHATGRPEVLEDAIQLFQLVEKYGYDSIYKGYVEALSREWQITDNLSLSSKDMNEKKSMNTHLHVLEAYTGLYRVWKSEELKSTLTELIETMLDHIIDQEGQHFHLFLDEAWNVKSDIISYGHDIEGSWLLVEAAETLGEELLLQRVRTVAVSMAEAVLAEGIDSDGGIWNEADPSGLLSKDKDWWPQAEAVVGFYNAYQLTGDSKFNEAAQASWTFIDKYMVDHKLGEWYWGVDENLQPLPHGSKVSAWKCPYHNSRACFEMIARLKSTIKETI, encoded by the coding sequence ATGATTAATTCACCAGAATTATGGTTGACCCAACTTGAGGATGAGCTGCAGGATAATATTCTTAGTTTTTGGATGAAACAGACGAAGGACGAAGTAAACGGCGGTTTTGTAGGTGAGATCGACAATCAGCTGAACATTACTCCTAACGCAGAGAAAAGCCTTGTGCTTAATGCCCGGATCCTTTGGTCCTTTGCGAGCGCTTACCGGATCTACGGTAAACCGGAATATCTGGCGATGGCAGAACGTGCTTATACCTATCTGATGGAACACTTCATTGATAAAGAGTATGGCGGATTATACTGGATGGTGGATGCTGAGGGCAGACCTTCTCAAGAGAAAAAGCAGATCTATGGCCAATCCTTTGCTATCTACGCACTGGCTGAATTCTACCATGCGACCGGACGTCCAGAAGTCTTAGAGGATGCGATTCAATTATTCCAGCTAGTTGAGAAATACGGCTATGATTCTATTTATAAAGGTTATGTCGAAGCTTTATCACGGGAATGGCAAATCACTGATAACCTCAGTCTCAGCAGCAAGGATATGAATGAAAAAAAATCTATGAATACCCATCTGCATGTTCTGGAAGCGTATACCGGTCTCTATCGAGTATGGAAGTCGGAGGAGCTAAAGAGCACGCTAACCGAGCTAATCGAAACGATGCTGGATCATATCATTGATCAGGAAGGCCAGCATTTTCATCTTTTCTTAGATGAGGCATGGAATGTGAAATCAGATATTATCTCCTACGGACATGACATCGAAGGAAGCTGGCTGCTGGTGGAAGCTGCTGAAACCCTTGGAGAAGAGCTGCTGCTGCAGCGTGTGCGAACAGTCGCTGTCTCCATGGCAGAAGCCGTTCTTGCGGAAGGTATAGATAGCGATGGTGGGATATGGAATGAAGCTGACCCAAGCGGGCTGCTGAGCAAAGATAAAGATTGGTGGCCGCAAGCTGAGGCGGTTGTTGGATTCTATAATGCTTATCAGCTGACTGGTGACAGCAAATTTAATGAGGCTGCCCAAGCCTCCTGGACTTTTATCGATAAATACATGGTGGATCACAAGCTCGGTGAATGGTACTGGGGCGTGGACGAGAACCTTCAGCCCCTGCCTCACGGATCAAAGGTTAGCGCCTGGAAATGTCCTTATCATAACAGCAGAGCCTGCTTCGAAATGATCGCACGACTGAAATCAACTATAAAGGAGACTATCTAA
- a CDS encoding ABC transporter substrate-binding protein — translation MKKGKTMMGLMALTLVAGLFSGCSSNNNTNNEAAKNTGNNGSSAEATAPADGTAAKDIKGDITVITQRTDIVDTVFKEYAAKFNEKYPDVKVNFEALATYEDQIKIRMSTSDYGDVLLLPTSIAVKDIPDFFEPLGKLEEMSKQYTGLEERAVDGVAYGIPMTINFNGIIYNKQVFKDAGITEVPKTPEQFLTALQTIKDKTQAVPLYTNYAAGWTLTQWEADLATVAGDRDYVNIAQVASDDNYVAGQPHYELYKILYDAAQKGLIEEDPTTTDWESSKADLANGKIGTMVLGSWAIGQIKGLATNPDDVGFMPFPTNADKILVPLAGDYNLGVSIHSKNKEAARAWVDWFINESNYPTTEGGGMSPAIGAELPEILKQYEGTDVTFDTLAPAKAGEEGWSDEIDKQAEIGAWQPDFKKRIIEAAIGNRKESYDDIMKDLNDKWKAARAKVTAQ, via the coding sequence ATGAAAAAAGGCAAAACAATGATGGGCTTGATGGCACTAACACTTGTGGCGGGATTGTTTAGCGGTTGTTCCTCAAACAACAACACTAACAATGAAGCTGCTAAAAACACAGGAAACAATGGTTCTTCAGCAGAGGCAACTGCTCCAGCTGATGGTACAGCAGCCAAGGATATCAAAGGGGATATCACAGTCATAACGCAAAGAACAGATATTGTTGATACCGTATTCAAAGAGTATGCGGCTAAATTCAATGAGAAATATCCTGATGTAAAGGTGAACTTTGAAGCGCTAGCTACTTACGAAGACCAAATTAAAATTCGTATGAGCACTAGTGATTATGGCGACGTTCTTTTGTTACCTACTAGCATAGCTGTAAAAGATATTCCTGATTTCTTCGAACCTCTTGGCAAGCTCGAAGAAATGAGCAAACAATACACAGGGCTGGAAGAACGTGCAGTAGACGGAGTTGCCTATGGTATTCCGATGACCATCAACTTTAACGGGATTATTTATAACAAACAAGTCTTCAAAGATGCCGGAATTACAGAGGTTCCCAAAACCCCTGAACAATTCTTGACTGCCCTGCAGACTATTAAAGACAAAACACAAGCTGTTCCTCTTTACACAAATTACGCAGCAGGCTGGACATTGACGCAATGGGAAGCGGATCTGGCTACAGTAGCTGGTGACCGTGATTATGTAAACATTGCTCAAGTGGCTAGCGACGACAACTATGTAGCGGGTCAACCACACTATGAATTGTACAAAATTCTGTACGATGCAGCACAAAAAGGTTTGATTGAAGAAGATCCAACTACAACAGACTGGGAATCTTCCAAAGCTGATCTAGCCAACGGAAAAATTGGGACTATGGTGCTTGGATCTTGGGCGATTGGCCAAATCAAAGGCCTGGCTACAAATCCAGACGATGTTGGATTTATGCCTTTCCCAACCAATGCGGATAAAATCCTTGTGCCGCTTGCTGGTGACTACAATCTGGGTGTCAGCATTCACAGTAAGAACAAAGAAGCTGCTAGAGCTTGGGTGGATTGGTTCATCAACGAATCTAATTACCCTACAACTGAAGGCGGCGGTATGAGCCCGGCTATCGGTGCAGAGCTTCCAGAAATCCTGAAACAATATGAAGGTACAGATGTAACCTTTGATACTCTTGCTCCTGCTAAAGCTGGTGAAGAAGGCTGGTCTGATGAAATCGACAAACAAGCTGAGATCGGTGCTTGGCAGCCAGACTTCAAGAAACGGATTATTGAAGCAGCGATTGGCAACAGAAAAGAATCCTATGATGACATCATGAAAGACCTGAACGACAAGTGGAAAGCCGCTCGCGCTAAAGTCACAGCACAGTAA
- a CDS encoding GNAT family N-acetyltransferase, which produces MTEPVVMPRIEGEQIQLRGVQVSDLEAYYNFLLDVEMGQLTGSQGDFSREQTAAWIRKISVPAEDRVDLMIIVKDTGELIGEVVLNEIDPDNRSANIRIGICGHEHRGKGYGTEAMTQMLRYGFETLKLHRIHLGVYTFNPRAVHVYEKLGFQRDGVERDALYVDGEFHNMILMSMLEEEFRSLYN; this is translated from the coding sequence ATGACAGAACCAGTTGTCATGCCAAGGATTGAAGGCGAACAGATTCAACTACGAGGTGTACAAGTATCCGATCTGGAGGCTTATTATAATTTTTTGCTTGATGTTGAGATGGGGCAATTAACAGGATCACAAGGAGATTTCTCCCGTGAGCAAACAGCAGCTTGGATTCGTAAGATTAGTGTTCCAGCCGAGGATCGTGTAGATCTTATGATTATAGTAAAGGACACGGGTGAGCTCATTGGAGAAGTGGTACTAAATGAAATAGATCCGGACAATCGTAGTGCAAATATCCGAATCGGCATTTGTGGACATGAACATCGGGGTAAGGGTTACGGTACTGAAGCTATGACTCAAATGCTACGATATGGCTTTGAAACTTTGAAGCTGCACCGCATCCATCTCGGCGTATATACTTTTAACCCCAGAGCCGTTCATGTCTATGAGAAGCTTGGTTTTCAACGCGATGGTGTGGAGCGGGATGCTCTTTATGTAGACGGAGAGTTTCATAACATGATTCTGATGTCCATGCTTGAGGAGGAGTTCCGCAGTTTGTACAATTAA
- a CDS encoding ABC transporter substrate-binding protein, whose translation MKGLKLEWTMRTILLLLLVLLSSSCANNNKQAQSTPPPVGDEVMSDLSGTIVMMTNRIDLIENGTFQGYADQFKQRYPEANVEFEGLSNYATDILVRLSTKDAGDVLLLPVNLPAKELDYFFEPLDEETAASERFTSFATYNGKRYGLSTGTTTVGIVYNKRAFEKAGITTVPKTLDEFYEACAKLKQAGIIPLYMNYGAVWPLREWGNSLVNYMTGNPEYLNNMVNEDSPWQLDNEWGKSISIARTLIGKGYVEDELFSNNWEISKTRLAKGQAGMYLLGNWTIGQVLDVGAEPDDIGFFPFPYDNGSTHYAPINPDWFMGVSKYTKNKELAMAWLNFFVKETSYRDDWGFLPADGSLNSSMSQYREFLSYKPKLLDATVQSDAFIDLANRAKLSFWSGDYIQELLAAPDLQKAFDELNAKWKEARAGTSETSQP comes from the coding sequence TTGAAGGGGTTGAAATTAGAATGGACTATGCGAACCATACTGTTACTTCTCTTGGTGTTATTGAGTAGTAGCTGTGCCAATAACAATAAGCAGGCGCAATCCACTCCGCCTCCAGTTGGAGACGAGGTGATGTCTGACTTGTCCGGCACCATAGTCATGATGACCAATCGAATAGATCTGATTGAGAACGGAACTTTTCAAGGATACGCGGACCAGTTTAAACAGAGATACCCCGAAGCCAATGTGGAATTTGAAGGTTTGTCCAATTATGCAACGGATATTCTGGTACGGCTGTCCACGAAAGATGCCGGTGATGTACTGCTGCTTCCGGTGAATCTTCCGGCAAAGGAGCTGGATTATTTTTTCGAACCGCTGGATGAAGAAACCGCTGCTAGTGAGCGTTTCACTTCTTTTGCTACGTATAACGGGAAACGTTATGGGCTGTCCACTGGGACTACTACGGTTGGGATTGTCTATAATAAAAGGGCATTCGAAAAAGCAGGGATAACTACTGTTCCGAAGACACTGGATGAATTCTACGAAGCTTGTGCGAAATTAAAACAAGCGGGTATTATCCCCCTATATATGAATTATGGGGCCGTCTGGCCTTTACGTGAATGGGGGAACAGTCTGGTTAACTATATGACAGGCAATCCAGAGTATCTAAATAATATGGTAAATGAGGATAGCCCATGGCAGCTTGATAATGAGTGGGGGAAATCAATTTCCATTGCTCGAACCTTAATTGGTAAAGGCTACGTAGAAGATGAACTATTCTCGAACAATTGGGAGATATCAAAGACTAGGCTAGCTAAAGGTCAAGCAGGAATGTATTTACTGGGGAATTGGACGATTGGACAAGTCCTTGATGTGGGGGCTGAACCGGATGATATAGGATTCTTCCCGTTTCCTTATGATAATGGCAGCACTCATTATGCACCGATCAATCCAGATTGGTTCATGGGGGTTAGTAAATACACCAAGAACAAAGAGCTTGCTATGGCGTGGTTGAATTTTTTTGTAAAGGAGACTTCCTATCGGGATGACTGGGGATTCCTTCCGGCTGATGGAAGCTTGAATTCCTCTATGTCGCAGTACCGTGAGTTTTTATCTTATAAGCCTAAGCTACTTGATGCTACCGTACAAAGTGATGCGTTCATCGATCTGGCGAATAGAGCCAAGCTGTCCTTTTGGTCCGGGGATTACATTCAGGAGTTACTGGCTGCGCCTGATTTACAAAAGGCTTTTGACGAATTGAATGCAAAATGGAAGGAAGCGCGGGCAGGAACATCAGAAACTTCTCAGCCTTAA
- a CDS encoding glycoside hydrolase family 130 protein, with protein MSSLFQERKQQLTERYEALIARKNEKLPYGNGIYDRYTHPLLTAEHAPLIWRYDFNPDTNPNFAERIGVNGVFNPGAIALNGKFYLVARVEGNDRKSFFAVAESDNGVDGFRFWDHPVVLPETEVPDINVYDMRLVSHEDGWIYGLFCTERKDPEAPHGDLSSAVAQCGIVRTKDLKTWERLADLKTGSAQQRNVVLHPEFVDGKYAFYTRPQDGFIDAGSGGGIGWGLSDTIEDAVITSETIMDERHYHTIKEVKNGQGPAPIKTAKGWLHIAHGVRNTAAGLRYVLYAFLSDLDEPNKVTHSPGGHFIAPDGEERVGDVSNVVFCNGVIARDNGEIYIYYASSDTRIHVATTTVDQMLDYVLNTPEDPLRSYACVQQRIALIDRNLAL; from the coding sequence ATGTCATCATTATTCCAAGAACGCAAACAACAATTAACAGAACGTTATGAAGCCCTGATCGCCCGCAAGAACGAAAAGCTTCCTTATGGAAACGGCATTTATGACCGTTATACTCATCCACTGCTAACTGCTGAGCATGCGCCCTTAATCTGGCGTTATGATTTTAACCCAGACACCAACCCTAATTTTGCCGAAAGAATTGGCGTCAACGGCGTCTTCAACCCGGGTGCTATTGCACTGAACGGCAAATTCTATCTTGTTGCTCGGGTTGAAGGCAATGACCGCAAATCTTTTTTCGCTGTAGCAGAAAGCGACAATGGCGTAGACGGCTTCCGCTTCTGGGATCATCCAGTTGTGCTGCCTGAGACAGAAGTTCCTGATATCAACGTCTACGACATGCGCCTCGTAAGCCATGAAGATGGCTGGATCTACGGCCTCTTCTGTACAGAACGCAAAGATCCAGAAGCTCCACATGGTGACCTTTCTAGCGCAGTAGCACAGTGTGGTATTGTTCGCACCAAAGATCTGAAAACCTGGGAACGTCTGGCGGATCTCAAAACAGGCTCTGCTCAGCAGCGTAATGTCGTGCTCCACCCTGAATTTGTAGATGGAAAATACGCTTTCTACACTCGCCCACAAGATGGCTTTATCGATGCAGGTTCAGGTGGCGGTATCGGCTGGGGACTCTCGGATACAATTGAAGATGCCGTAATTACTAGTGAGACCATCATGGATGAACGCCACTACCATACCATCAAGGAAGTTAAAAACGGCCAAGGTCCGGCTCCAATCAAAACTGCAAAAGGCTGGCTGCATATTGCTCATGGTGTACGCAACACAGCTGCTGGACTCCGATACGTGCTATATGCTTTCTTGTCTGATCTGGATGAGCCAAACAAAGTCACTCATTCACCTGGCGGTCATTTCATCGCACCAGATGGTGAAGAACGTGTCGGCGATGTCTCCAATGTCGTGTTCTGTAATGGCGTGATTGCACGTGATAACGGTGAAATCTATATTTACTACGCTTCCTCCGACACTCGTATCCACGTGGCTACAACTACCGTTGACCAAATGTTAGATTATGTGCTGAACACTCCAGAGGATCCACTTCGCTCTTATGCTTGTGTACAGCAACGTATTGCTCTTATTGACCGTAATTTAGCATTGTAA
- a CDS encoding carbohydrate ABC transporter permease, which yields MFKFSNLSYKNQRIAIIILFSLVPILLLLTFAYYPVISMFRYSFTSWNGLSKNMEYVGLENYKTIFTKPEYFSVFKVSLYYFFTTFIQMALALYFATILSFSVRMKNLFKGILFFPTLLNGVAIGFIFLFFFKPDGTLDTILNLIGLGSLQQKWLLNPNLINFSLAGASLWRYMGMNFLIFLGAISSIGKDIYEAAEIDGANRWHQFMHIILPSIKRILQLNLILAVSGAIGVFEIPYVMTGGSNGSSTFVIQTVDVAFKYSKVGLASAMAVVLLGIVIIVTILQRVLIKEEK from the coding sequence GTGTTTAAGTTTTCAAATTTGAGCTATAAAAATCAAAGAATCGCTATCATCATCTTATTCTCATTAGTGCCGATATTATTGCTGCTCACATTCGCTTATTATCCAGTCATCAGTATGTTTCGGTACAGCTTCACCAGTTGGAATGGATTGAGCAAAAATATGGAATATGTCGGTTTAGAAAACTACAAGACCATTTTTACAAAACCTGAGTATTTTTCTGTGTTTAAGGTCAGCTTGTATTATTTCTTTACCACTTTTATCCAGATGGCACTTGCTTTGTATTTTGCAACCATCTTAAGCTTTAGTGTTCGCATGAAAAACTTGTTTAAAGGGATTTTGTTCTTCCCGACCTTGCTAAACGGTGTAGCGATCGGTTTTATCTTTCTCTTCTTCTTCAAACCAGATGGAACGCTAGATACGATTCTTAATCTGATTGGGCTTGGCAGTCTGCAGCAGAAGTGGCTTCTGAATCCTAATTTGATTAACTTCTCGCTCGCAGGTGCATCACTGTGGAGATACATGGGAATGAACTTCCTGATTTTCCTTGGAGCTATTTCTTCTATCGGTAAGGATATCTATGAGGCCGCTGAAATTGACGGTGCAAACAGATGGCATCAGTTTATGCATATTATTTTGCCAAGCATTAAACGTATTCTGCAATTGAACTTGATTCTTGCGGTTAGTGGCGCCATTGGGGTATTCGAAATTCCATACGTCATGACAGGCGGATCAAACGGAAGTAGTACATTCGTTATTCAGACGGTCGATGTAGCTTTCAAATACAGCAAGGTTGGTTTGGCATCGGCGATGGCCGTGGTATTGCTGGGTATTGTTATCATAGTTACTATTTTGCAGCGCGTTCTGATCAAGGAGGAGAAATAA
- a CDS encoding glycoside hydrolase family 113: MMLNNEYIAGVTWGFSGRRGSWTTKEAECSLELMSSVTGANWTAIALSALQATAHSTEIPYWEAPTVSDEEVKWAISKAKSLQLKVCLKPIVNCADGTWRAHINFFDKDVPCEPKWSEWFSSYTKFILHYAAIAEETGCEMFCIGCELVQTDRREAEWRSLIAEVRKVYSGILTYNCDKYQEDNVTWWDALDVISSSGYYPASDWEAQLDRIEQVVSSQNKPFFFMEAGCPSRSGSAAIPNDWTLKGEPSQEEQSKFYQAMFQGCEHRDWVQGFMLWDWPTHLYPIEEAAQNDDYCMYGKQAAGIINEYFTSKITK; this comes from the coding sequence ATGATGTTAAACAACGAATACATTGCAGGCGTAACCTGGGGTTTCTCAGGTAGACGTGGTTCATGGACAACAAAAGAAGCTGAGTGTTCGCTGGAATTAATGTCCTCTGTCACCGGAGCGAACTGGACGGCCATTGCGCTCAGTGCGCTTCAAGCTACCGCTCATTCTACGGAAATTCCCTACTGGGAGGCTCCAACCGTTAGCGACGAAGAAGTGAAATGGGCTATCAGCAAAGCGAAGTCACTCCAGCTAAAAGTATGCCTGAAGCCGATTGTTAATTGTGCTGACGGAACTTGGCGTGCCCATATTAACTTTTTTGATAAGGATGTCCCTTGCGAGCCTAAATGGTCTGAGTGGTTCAGCTCTTATACTAAATTTATTCTGCACTATGCCGCTATCGCTGAGGAAACAGGCTGTGAAATGTTCTGTATTGGCTGTGAGCTTGTACAGACGGATAGACGCGAAGCCGAATGGCGTTCGCTTATTGCCGAGGTGCGGAAGGTCTACTCAGGTATTCTTACTTATAATTGCGATAAGTATCAGGAGGATAACGTAACCTGGTGGGATGCGCTCGATGTGATTTCTTCAAGTGGGTATTATCCAGCTAGTGATTGGGAGGCTCAGCTCGACCGGATTGAGCAAGTGGTGAGCTCACAGAATAAGCCGTTCTTTTTCATGGAAGCGGGTTGCCCAAGCCGGAGCGGGAGCGCTGCGATTCCCAATGATTGGACCTTAAAGGGCGAACCAAGTCAAGAAGAACAAAGTAAATTCTATCAGGCAATGTTTCAAGGCTGTGAGCACAGAGATTGGGTTCAGGGCTTTATGCTCTGGGATTGGCCTACTCATCTTTATCCAATTGAAGAAGCAGCACAGAATGATGATTACTGTATGTACGGTAAGCAAGCCGCTGGGATCATCAACGAATATTTCACCTCAAAAATCACCAAATAA
- a CDS encoding response regulator transcription factor: MINVMIADDEEVIRRGLEKITSRMEIDVHVIGSYGNGLEAWEHLEKLSREDIDLLITDIKMPRMDGFKLIEQVRDHMEDIPIAVLSGFSEFEYARRAIRHGVMDYLLKPIDKTQLYELLKRVEDVKKKNVTEHEEIFSQAADGGEHYVVEQTKSILEREYDQNFELERLAEMVGMNASYLSRLFKLKTGQTITDYLIRIRISKAKELLMEHPDLKNYEIAEKVGYSDPVYFNKLFKKMCGMTPKDYKSGCKFPKIEREF, from the coding sequence ATGATAAATGTTATGATTGCGGACGACGAGGAAGTCATTCGCAGGGGGCTCGAAAAAATCACATCCAGAATGGAAATAGACGTACATGTAATTGGATCTTACGGAAACGGGTTGGAAGCCTGGGAACATTTAGAAAAGTTATCCCGAGAGGATATAGATCTGCTTATTACAGATATCAAAATGCCTAGGATGGATGGTTTTAAGCTGATTGAACAGGTTAGAGACCATATGGAGGATATACCTATTGCTGTCCTTAGCGGTTTTAGTGAATTTGAATATGCCCGTCGAGCGATCCGCCATGGGGTGATGGATTATTTGCTTAAACCGATTGATAAGACTCAGCTATATGAGCTGCTTAAGAGAGTAGAGGATGTAAAGAAAAAGAACGTGACGGAGCATGAGGAGATTTTCTCACAAGCTGCGGATGGTGGGGAACATTATGTAGTTGAGCAGACAAAAAGCATTCTGGAGAGAGAGTATGATCAGAACTTCGAGCTAGAACGCTTAGCGGAGATGGTGGGCATGAATGCGAGTTATCTCAGCCGTTTGTTCAAATTAAAGACGGGGCAGACGATCACAGACTATCTGATTCGGATTAGAATTTCTAAAGCTAAGGAACTGCTAATGGAGCATCCTGACCTGAAGAATTATGAAATTGCCGAGAAGGTGGGTTATAGCGATCCGGTATATTTTAATAAATTGTTCAAGAAAATGTGTGGTATGACACCTAAGGATTATAAAAGCGGCTGTAAATTCCCGAAAATTGAACGAGAGTTTTAG